One Armatimonadia bacterium DNA segment encodes these proteins:
- a CDS encoding transcriptional repressor — MTQQRLSEATKGTGRSVTRQREAILEFLQGTTSHPTAMQIFDQVRDELPHITLATVYRNLAVLQELGLVQELEAGTASAHFDAVVREHCHVRCLGCGRVDDVEIPDPENLDESAHVASGYTITGHHLVFEGYCQTCREATQPDQTN, encoded by the coding sequence ATGACACAGCAGAGGCTGAGCGAGGCGACCAAGGGGACGGGGCGGAGCGTAACACGGCAGCGAGAGGCGATCCTCGAGTTCCTGCAGGGCACCACTTCGCACCCGACAGCGATGCAGATCTTCGACCAGGTCCGGGACGAGTTGCCCCATATCACCCTCGCGACAGTGTACCGAAACCTGGCGGTTCTGCAGGAACTGGGGCTGGTGCAGGAGCTGGAGGCGGGAACTGCGTCGGCCCATTTCGACGCTGTGGTGAGGGAGCATTGCCACGTTCGGTGCCTGGGCTGCGGGCGGGTCGACGACGTCGAGATTCCCGACCCGGAGAACCTGGACGAGAGCGCACACGTCGCAAGTGGATACACGATCACCGGGCATCACCTTGTGTTTGAGGGGTACTGCCAGACTTGTCGCGAAGCAACACAACCCGATCAGACCAACTAG
- the hisB gene encoding imidazoleglycerol-phosphate dehydratase HisB, whose translation MRTATLNRETKETQITLTLNLDGTGEFDIDTGVGFFDHMLSHVAKHGLFDLTLKATGDLHIDAHHTVEDVGIVFGQALAKAVGDKKGLVRFGTGMAPLDEALVTVVVDFGGRSHLEYGLILPTEKVGDFDSELAREFFIALAANAGMAIHVIQQSGRNTHHILESAFKSLGRALDEATQIDPRKTGVPSTKGVL comes from the coding sequence ATGCGGACCGCAACCCTCAACCGCGAGACGAAGGAAACCCAGATCACGCTCACCCTGAACCTGGACGGCACCGGCGAGTTCGACATCGACACCGGCGTCGGGTTTTTCGACCACATGCTCTCCCACGTGGCCAAGCACGGGCTCTTTGACCTCACCCTCAAGGCCACCGGCGACCTGCACATCGATGCGCACCACACCGTGGAGGACGTGGGCATCGTCTTCGGCCAAGCCCTGGCGAAGGCAGTGGGCGACAAGAAGGGTCTCGTCCGCTTCGGGACCGGCATGGCGCCGCTCGACGAAGCGCTGGTGACCGTGGTCGTCGACTTCGGCGGGCGCTCACATCTGGAGTACGGCCTGATCCTGCCCACAGAGAAGGTGGGCGATTTCGACTCGGAACTCGCGCGTGAGTTCTTCATCGCCCTGGCTGCGAACGCCGGGATGGCGATTCATGTCATACAGCAGTCCGGCCGGAACACGCACCACATCCTGGAGTCGGCCTTCAAGTCCCTCGGACGAGCCCTGGATGAGGCGACCCAGATCGATCCGCGCAAGACTGGCGTGCCATCGACCAAGGGGGTCCTGTAG